Proteins encoded by one window of uncultured Cohaesibacter sp.:
- a CDS encoding histidine kinase, producing MPSLIKAFVFLLILCGLVAGGIFALANFVEPSPHEMVIRIPSKNLD from the coding sequence ATGCCTAGTCTGATCAAAGCTTTTGTATTCCTTCTCATTCTGTGCGGACTGGTTGCCGGCGGGATTTTTGCACTCGCCAACTTCGTCGAGCCATCCCCGCACGAGATGGTCATCCGCATCCCGTCCAAGAATCTCGATTAG
- a CDS encoding shikimate kinase produces MANSENSGGAREQKLLSALDGRPIVLVGLMGAGKTTIGRRLAGRLSIPFRDADHEIEAAANMTIAEIFEQHGEAHFRDGEKRVIARLMDEGTQVLATGGGAWMNDETRELVAERGISIWLKAEFDVLMARVRRRSHRPLLKDPDPEGVMRRLIDSRYPVYALADITVMSKAAPHEVIVDSVIEGLEEQLGLHV; encoded by the coding sequence ATGGCGAATAGCGAAAACAGTGGCGGTGCGCGTGAGCAGAAATTGCTCTCTGCTCTCGACGGGCGCCCGATTGTTCTGGTCGGCCTGATGGGGGCCGGAAAGACGACAATCGGACGACGTCTTGCCGGCCGACTGTCCATTCCTTTTCGTGATGCGGATCACGAAATCGAAGCCGCCGCCAACATGACAATCGCCGAAATTTTCGAACAGCACGGCGAGGCCCATTTTCGCGATGGCGAAAAGCGCGTGATCGCAAGGCTGATGGATGAAGGTACGCAGGTGCTAGCAACAGGCGGTGGTGCCTGGATGAACGACGAGACGCGCGAGCTTGTTGCAGAGCGCGGGATCTCGATCTGGTTGAAGGCAGAGTTCGATGTGTTGATGGCGCGGGTGCGTCGCCGCTCCCATCGTCCCCTGCTCAAGGATCCGGATCCGGAAGGTGTGATGCGCCGGTTGATCGATAGCCGCTACCCGGTCTATGCGCTTGCCGATATCACCGTGATGTCGAAGGCGGCGCCACATGAAGTGATTGTCGACTCGGTGATTGAAGGGCTTGAGGAGCAGTTGGGCCTTCACGTCTGA
- the aroB gene encoding 3-dehydroquinate synthase, whose translation MTTGTVEINNESANGAGSARSDGHRVVEVKLGERSYDIVIGRSVLGELGQRFSGLFPAARAVIITDRTVAGFHLASAEESLRAAGVEPHVIIMEPGEKTKSYAGLMAACNGVLDTRLERGDLVIALGGGVIGDLAGFVAGIIRRGMRFIQVPTTLLAQVDSSVGGKTGINTGHGKNLIGLFNQPHLVLADTAVLDTLTPRDFRAGYAEVAKYGLINQPDFFEWLEANWQGIFDGGPEREEAIARSCQAKADVVAADEHEANQRALLNLGHTFGHALEGMAEYDAERIVHGEGVAIGMVLAHEFSARLGLCDPAVTDRVVAHLQTVGLPTHIGAIPGQLPNVDLLMDFIAQDKKVSRGSLTFILTRGLGQSFVEKGVDPAFLRAFLEEKLS comes from the coding sequence ATGACGACAGGCACAGTCGAGATCAACAATGAGTCCGCAAATGGTGCGGGGTCGGCTCGCAGTGACGGGCACCGTGTCGTCGAGGTTAAGCTCGGAGAGCGGAGCTATGACATTGTCATCGGGCGCTCGGTTCTTGGTGAGCTGGGCCAGCGGTTCTCAGGCCTCTTTCCTGCGGCGCGGGCCGTCATCATCACGGACAGGACCGTTGCCGGTTTTCATCTCGCAAGCGCTGAAGAGTCCCTGAGAGCTGCCGGGGTCGAGCCGCATGTCATCATTATGGAGCCGGGCGAGAAGACCAAGAGCTATGCCGGTCTGATGGCCGCCTGTAATGGCGTGCTCGACACGCGTCTTGAGCGCGGTGATCTGGTGATTGCGCTTGGCGGTGGCGTCATTGGTGATCTTGCGGGCTTTGTTGCGGGCATCATCCGTCGCGGCATGCGTTTCATTCAGGTGCCGACGACTCTTCTGGCTCAGGTCGACAGCTCGGTCGGTGGCAAGACCGGCATCAACACCGGTCACGGCAAGAATCTCATCGGTCTGTTCAACCAGCCGCATCTGGTTCTGGCCGACACGGCGGTTCTCGACACGCTGACGCCACGCGATTTTCGCGCTGGCTATGCGGAAGTTGCCAAATATGGCCTGATTAATCAGCCCGATTTCTTCGAATGGCTGGAGGCAAACTGGCAGGGTATTTTTGATGGCGGACCGGAACGGGAAGAAGCCATTGCACGCTCCTGTCAGGCAAAGGCGGATGTTGTCGCCGCCGATGAGCACGAGGCCAACCAGCGGGCTCTGCTCAATCTGGGGCACACGTTTGGACATGCGCTTGAAGGCATGGCCGAATATGATGCGGAGCGGATCGTTCACGGCGAAGGCGTCGCCATAGGCATGGTGCTGGCGCATGAATTCTCCGCCCGGCTCGGCCTTTGCGATCCGGCCGTTACTGATCGCGTCGTTGCCCACTTGCAAACAGTGGGTCTGCCTACCCATATAGGTGCCATACCCGGACAATTGCCCAATGTCGATCTGCTGATGGATTTCATCGCGCAGGACAAGAAGGTGTCCCGTGGTAGTCTGACGTTCATTCTAACCCGTGGCCTTGGCCAGTCTTTCGTGGAGAAAGGTGTGGACCCGGCCTTTTTGCGTGCCTTCCTTGAGGAGAAGCTCAGCTGA
- a CDS encoding HlyC/CorC family transporter — MFTGLWLTALAILLLIIASGFFSGSETALTAASRARMHQKEKAGEPGAQAVNELLQMRERLIGSLLLGNNLVNILASALATSLFINLFGDTGVVYATLVMTVVVLVFAEVMPKTWAISNPDSFAQRVGPTVRVLTYLLGPIVATVEWVVIGLLRLLGVNTKEGQLLSGQDELRGAVDLLHMEGSVVKDDRDRFGGLLDLEELDVSDVMVHRTNVVSINLDDGVESIVEQVLKSPYTRIPLWQGEQDNFVGVIHSKDLLRALADTKGDISQIDFREVAREPWFVPDTTSLKSQLNAFLKKKSHFALVVDEYGEVMGLVTLEDILEEIVGDISDEHDIDVKGVRKEPDGSILVDGNVPIRDLNRALDWELPDEEATTIAGLVIHEARQIPEPGQGFTFYNFRFRVLRKDRNRITSLRITPVR, encoded by the coding sequence ATGTTCACCGGTCTGTGGTTAACCGCCCTCGCCATCCTGTTGCTGATTATCGCCTCCGGTTTTTTCTCCGGATCGGAAACGGCTCTGACAGCGGCATCGCGTGCGCGTATGCATCAGAAGGAAAAGGCCGGTGAGCCGGGCGCACAAGCGGTCAACGAATTGTTGCAGATGCGCGAGCGCCTGATCGGCTCGCTGCTGCTTGGCAACAACCTCGTCAATATTCTGGCATCAGCTCTGGCGACCAGCCTCTTTATCAATCTGTTCGGCGACACGGGCGTTGTCTATGCGACGCTGGTCATGACGGTCGTGGTTCTGGTGTTCGCCGAAGTGATGCCCAAGACCTGGGCGATTTCCAATCCGGATTCCTTTGCCCAGCGGGTTGGCCCGACCGTGCGCGTCCTGACCTATCTGCTCGGGCCCATCGTTGCGACCGTTGAATGGGTTGTCATCGGCCTGTTGCGCCTATTGGGCGTCAACACCAAGGAAGGCCAGTTGCTCTCCGGTCAGGATGAATTGCGTGGTGCGGTGGATCTTCTCCATATGGAAGGCTCGGTGGTCAAGGATGACCGGGACCGCTTTGGCGGCCTTCTCGATCTTGAAGAGCTCGATGTTTCGGACGTCATGGTACACCGGACCAACGTGGTGTCGATCAATCTGGATGACGGGGTCGAATCCATTGTCGAGCAGGTGCTCAAAAGCCCCTATACGCGCATTCCGCTGTGGCAGGGGGAGCAGGATAACTTTGTTGGCGTCATCCATTCCAAGGATTTGCTCCGCGCGCTTGCCGACACCAAGGGGGATATCTCCCAGATCGACTTCCGCGAAGTTGCCCGCGAGCCATGGTTTGTTCCCGACACCACGAGCCTCAAGTCACAGCTCAATGCTTTTTTGAAAAAGAAGAGCCATTTTGCGCTGGTCGTTGATGAATATGGCGAAGTGATGGGTCTGGTGACTCTTGAGGATATTCTCGAGGAGATCGTCGGAGACATCTCGGATGAACATGATATCGACGTGAAGGGCGTTCGCAAGGAGCCGGACGGCTCGATTCTGGTGGATGGCAATGTGCCGATCCGTGACCTCAACCGCGCCCTTGACTGGGAACTGCCGGACGAGGAGGCGACCACCATTGCAGGCCTTGTCATTCATGAGGCCAGACAGATCCCGGAGCCGGGGCAGGGGTTCACCTTCTACAATTTCCGCTTCCGGGTGCTACGCAAGGATCGCAACCGCATCACATCGCTTAGGATTACGCCCGTTCGCTGA
- a CDS encoding BolA family protein, with the protein MTVKNILEKKLNNQLQPTALEVIDESHLHAGHAHSRPEGETHFRIRIASPAFSGKSRVDAHRMVHDVIKDELDGPIHALALETIRPE; encoded by the coding sequence ATGACCGTCAAGAACATCCTCGAGAAAAAGCTGAACAATCAACTTCAACCCACAGCGCTTGAAGTCATCGACGAATCCCATTTGCATGCCGGTCACGCTCATTCGCGCCCGGAAGGGGAAACCCACTTCCGCATACGGATTGCGAGCCCGGCCTTTTCCGGCAAGTCGCGCGTTGATGCCCACAGAATGGTGCATGATGTTATCAAAGATGAGCTCGATGGTCCAATCCATGCGCTCGCACTTGAGACCATCCGCCCCGAATAG
- a CDS encoding DnaJ domain-containing protein, whose protein sequence is MKLDSKLFDSIRIKPDADRKKKQQAAEMCEWPGCEKKGGCKAPKRGTSKREYHNFCEEHAREFNRNYNYFTGMDDDEADSAKASTATGDRPTWQMGVNAWGNETHRAGETRGKSWEASGFSDGRSQRAAERAKRRSRHQGQTRKLRPLEAKAFQTLGLTLPANADDVKKAYKRLLKENHPDLNKGDRACEERLQDVIAAYNTLRAGGYC, encoded by the coding sequence ATGAAACTTGACTCAAAACTTTTCGACTCCATTCGTATCAAGCCTGATGCAGATCGCAAGAAAAAGCAACAGGCAGCCGAAATGTGCGAATGGCCTGGTTGTGAGAAGAAGGGGGGCTGCAAGGCACCCAAGCGGGGTACGTCCAAGCGGGAATATCATAATTTCTGCGAAGAGCATGCCCGTGAGTTCAATCGCAACTACAACTACTTTACAGGCATGGATGATGACGAGGCCGACAGTGCCAAGGCGAGCACGGCGACCGGTGACCGTCCAACCTGGCAGATGGGCGTCAATGCCTGGGGCAACGAAACGCATCGTGCCGGTGAGACACGTGGCAAAAGCTGGGAAGCGAGCGGCTTCTCCGACGGGCGCTCGCAGCGTGCGGCGGAGCGGGCCAAGCGTCGTTCCCGCCACCAGGGTCAGACCCGCAAGCTGCGTCCGCTCGAAGCCAAGGCCTTCCAGACCTTGGGGCTGACACTGCCTGCAAATGCTGATGATGTCAAAAAGGCTTACAAGCGCCTCCTGAAGGAAAACCATCCCGACCTCAACAAGGGCGATCGCGCCTGTGAGGAGCGTCTGCAGGATGTCATCGCCGCCTACAACACGTTGCGCGCCGGGGGCTATTGTTGA
- the cobS gene encoding cobaltochelatase subunit CobS, with protein sequence MKNMNDEISNLPDTEVSVRDLFGIDVDLMVPAYKEASDHVPDLDPDYLFDKETTLAILAGFAHNRRVMISGYHGTGKSSHIEQVAARLKWPCVRVNLDSHISRIDLIGKDAIVLKDGMQVTEFRDGILPWALQNNVALVFDEYDAGRPDVMFVIQRVLEVAGRLTLLDQNRVIRPHPCFRLFATANTVGLGDTSGLYHGTQQINQGQMDRWSIVTTLNYLPHDNEVNIVLAKVKTLVGDKGKDTADKMVRVADLTRNAFMNGDLSTVMSPRSVITWAENADIFGDLGFAFRVTFLNKCDELEQPLVAEFYQRCFGEELPESSLNIAVS encoded by the coding sequence ATGAAGAATATGAACGACGAGATTTCCAATTTGCCGGATACCGAAGTTTCCGTGCGCGACCTGTTTGGCATCGATGTGGATCTGATGGTTCCCGCCTACAAAGAGGCGTCCGACCATGTGCCGGATCTCGATCCAGACTATCTGTTCGACAAAGAGACGACACTGGCCATTCTTGCTGGCTTTGCGCACAATCGTCGCGTGATGATCTCGGGCTATCACGGCACCGGTAAGTCGTCCCATATCGAGCAGGTCGCAGCGCGCCTCAAATGGCCTTGCGTTCGCGTTAACCTCGATAGCCATATTTCGCGTATCGATCTGATCGGCAAGGACGCCATCGTGCTGAAGGATGGCATGCAGGTCACCGAATTCCGCGACGGTATCTTGCCATGGGCGCTGCAGAACAACGTTGCTCTGGTGTTTGACGAATATGATGCCGGGCGTCCGGACGTGATGTTTGTTATCCAGCGCGTGCTCGAAGTTGCCGGTCGCCTGACGCTGCTTGACCAGAACCGGGTCATCCGCCCGCATCCTTGCTTCCGCCTGTTTGCTACGGCCAACACGGTTGGTCTTGGCGATACCTCGGGCCTTTATCACGGTACGCAGCAGATCAACCAGGGCCAGATGGACCGCTGGTCGATCGTCACGACGCTCAACTATCTGCCCCATGACAATGAGGTCAATATCGTGCTGGCCAAGGTGAAGACCCTTGTCGGCGACAAGGGCAAGGATACGGCCGACAAGATGGTCCGTGTTGCTGACCTGACGCGTAACGCCTTCATGAATGGAGATCTCTCTACCGTCATGAGCCCGCGTAGCGTGATCACCTGGGCAGAGAATGCGGATATCTTCGGCGATCTCGGCTTTGCCTTCCGCGTCACCTTCCTGAACAAGTGTGACGAGCTGGAGCAGCCGCTTGTGGCTGAATTCTATCAACGCTGTTTCGGCGAGGAACTGCCGGAATCTTCTCTCAATATTGCGGTCAGCTGA
- the cobT gene encoding cobaltochelatase subunit CobT has protein sequence MTSKSPSKLRPHVDPNERFKQSLKGTLKAIAGPVELDVHFSSDRPMLVSGQARLPEPPRALTPARAAILRGQADSLALRVACHDPRVHAKHAPDGARARGVFDAVEQARVEAIGSRQMKGLAGNVTAMLEDRYSRLVTNDSSRVEEAPLDHVLSLLVREKLTGAPIPESAYALVEQWRGWVEQTAAGSLDNLEQNIHDQAKFARSLRRVLADLDVADDMGGETEESEENADDQNEEGENDKAENSSENEEATGGEQDQEENQMASADELESGDSESEEQLSQEMQDLDDIDGDEAGETMAPQDYGRNEPDTSYRVFSRAYDEIIHAEELCEPAELDRLRGHLDKQLQNLHQVVARLANRLQRRLLAQQNRGWDFDLEEGLLDTARITRVVTDPMRPLSFKWERDTEFRDTVVTLLIDNSGSMRGRPISIAATCADILARTLERCNVKVEILGFTTKAWKGGQSREAWLQAEKPANPGRLNDLRHIIYKSADSPWRRSRRNLGLMMREGLLKENIDGEALDWAHKRLLARPEQRKILMMISDGAPVDDSTLSVNPGNYLEKHLREVIEEIETRSPVNLLAIGIGHDVTRYYRRALTIIDAEELGGAMTEKLAELFDENAQPAQDMQSRRRMRRR, from the coding sequence ATGACGAGTAAAAGCCCATCCAAGCTGCGGCCCCATGTCGACCCCAACGAGCGCTTCAAGCAATCGCTCAAAGGCACGCTGAAGGCGATTGCCGGGCCGGTGGAACTCGATGTTCATTTCTCCTCGGATCGTCCGATGCTGGTGTCCGGTCAGGCTCGTTTGCCGGAGCCTCCAAGGGCGCTCACCCCGGCGCGCGCGGCGATCCTGCGCGGTCAGGCCGACAGTCTTGCCCTGCGGGTGGCGTGCCATGACCCTCGCGTTCATGCCAAGCATGCGCCTGATGGCGCACGGGCGCGTGGTGTGTTCGACGCGGTTGAACAGGCACGGGTGGAGGCCATCGGTTCGCGCCAGATGAAGGGGCTCGCTGGCAATGTCACGGCGATGCTCGAGGATCGCTACAGCCGGTTGGTGACCAACGATTCCAGCCGGGTTGAGGAAGCGCCGCTTGATCATGTCCTGTCGCTTCTGGTGCGCGAAAAGTTGACCGGGGCGCCCATTCCGGAATCGGCTTATGCGCTGGTGGAGCAATGGCGCGGCTGGGTCGAGCAGACAGCAGCAGGCAGCCTCGATAATCTTGAACAGAATATCCATGATCAGGCGAAATTTGCCCGCAGCCTGAGGCGCGTGCTGGCTGATCTCGATGTTGCCGACGATATGGGCGGCGAAACTGAGGAGAGCGAAGAAAACGCCGACGATCAGAATGAAGAGGGCGAGAACGACAAGGCCGAGAACAGCAGCGAGAACGAGGAAGCAACCGGCGGCGAGCAGGATCAGGAAGAGAACCAGATGGCCAGCGCCGACGAGCTGGAGTCCGGGGATAGTGAATCCGAAGAGCAGCTCAGTCAGGAAATGCAGGATCTCGACGACATCGACGGCGACGAAGCCGGCGAGACGATGGCGCCGCAGGATTATGGTCGCAACGAGCCGGATACCTCCTATCGTGTCTTCAGTCGCGCCTATGACGAGATCATCCATGCTGAAGAGCTGTGCGAACCGGCGGAACTGGATCGTCTGCGCGGACATCTCGACAAGCAGCTTCAGAATTTGCATCAGGTTGTTGCGCGCCTTGCCAACCGGTTGCAGCGCCGCCTTCTGGCGCAGCAGAACCGTGGCTGGGATTTCGATCTTGAAGAAGGTTTGCTCGACACCGCGCGCATCACGCGCGTGGTAACGGATCCTATGCGCCCGCTGTCCTTCAAGTGGGAGCGTGATACGGAATTCCGGGACACGGTCGTCACGCTGCTGATCGACAATTCCGGCTCGATGCGTGGCCGTCCGATCTCCATTGCCGCCACATGCGCCGATATTCTGGCGCGGACGCTGGAGCGTTGTAACGTGAAAGTCGAGATCCTTGGTTTCACCACCAAGGCGTGGAAGGGCGGACAGTCCCGCGAGGCATGGCTGCAGGCTGAGAAGCCGGCCAATCCGGGACGCCTCAATGACCTCAGACATATCATCTACAAATCCGCAGACAGCCCTTGGCGCCGGTCGCGGCGCAATCTCGGGCTGATGATGCGGGAAGGGCTGCTGAAGGAAAATATCGACGGCGAAGCGCTGGATTGGGCGCACAAGCGTCTGCTGGCCCGGCCCGAGCAGCGCAAGATCCTGATGATGATTTCCGATGGCGCTCCGGTCGATGACAGCACCTTGTCGGTTAATCCGGGCAATTATCTCGAAAAGCATCTGAGGGAAGTCATCGAGGAGATCGAAACCCGCTCGCCGGTCAATCTCTTGGCCATCGGCATCGGGCATGACGTGACACGCTATTATCGTCGCGCTCTGACGATCATCGATGCCGAGGAACTCGGTGGTGCGATGACCGAGAAGCTGGCCGAATTGTTCGACGAGAATGCCCAGCCTGCTCAGGACATGCAGTCTCGTCGCCGGATGCGGAGACGCTAG
- a CDS encoding esterase-like activity of phytase family protein — MLRGFLLGAVFSCFAMPALALDQLPRPAPKAQTISVTTKVLRSFDGSFEEGETFGKLVWIGGLELDSPEPLFGGFSGIAFLDAQRFLAIGDKGTALSARLVYSEGRPVGVDHVRFGFLPGLGENLAEWQRDAEGVDLRGDEALVSFEGDTRVMRYGLIDGEPRRVLGRLSLNKDIRAANRANTGLEAVAVAPDGTAFAGQVLLLSEAVKDGRVRGWILSDEATESFSLPQSGDLLATDAAFTADGDLLVLERSFSLLGGLVIEVRRVRAKDLVAGRIEAVDTLLRATLSKSIDNMEGIAVQSMPDGNSLVTLISDDNLSAFQRTLLLQFMLPAGQ, encoded by the coding sequence ATGCTGCGCGGCTTTCTGCTTGGCGCTGTTTTCAGTTGCTTTGCCATGCCTGCTCTGGCGCTCGATCAATTGCCTCGACCTGCGCCCAAGGCCCAGACCATTTCCGTGACGACAAAGGTTCTGCGTTCCTTTGACGGATCGTTCGAAGAGGGCGAGACGTTTGGTAAGCTTGTCTGGATCGGCGGGCTGGAGCTTGATAGCCCGGAGCCGTTGTTCGGCGGCTTTTCCGGCATTGCCTTTCTGGATGCGCAGCGCTTTCTTGCCATTGGCGACAAGGGGACAGCCCTGTCGGCGCGTCTCGTCTACAGTGAGGGACGTCCTGTTGGCGTTGATCACGTTCGCTTCGGCTTTCTGCCGGGGCTCGGTGAAAATCTCGCTGAATGGCAAAGGGATGCAGAAGGGGTAGACTTGCGCGGGGATGAAGCGCTGGTCAGTTTTGAGGGCGATACCCGCGTGATGCGTTATGGTCTCATTGATGGCGAGCCTCGTCGCGTATTGGGGCGGCTGTCGCTCAACAAGGATATCCGCGCGGCCAACCGGGCAAATACGGGGCTTGAGGCCGTCGCGGTCGCTCCTGACGGCACGGCCTTTGCCGGGCAGGTTCTGCTGTTGAGTGAGGCGGTGAAGGATGGTCGTGTTCGCGGCTGGATCCTGTCGGACGAGGCGACGGAAAGCTTCTCCCTGCCGCAGAGCGGCGATCTGCTGGCGACCGATGCGGCCTTTACTGCAGACGGGGATCTCTTGGTGCTGGAACGCAGTTTTTCGCTGCTTGGCGGGTTGGTGATTGAAGTGCGCCGGGTGCGGGCCAAGGATCTGGTTGCGGGCCGGATTGAGGCGGTTGACACGCTGCTGCGTGCGACGCTCTCCAAGTCTATCGACAATATGGAAGGGATTGCCGTCCAGTCGATGCCGGACGGGAACAGCCTTGTCACGCTCATTTCCGATGACAATCTCAGCGCTTTTCAGCGCACGCTGCTTTTGCAATTCATGCTGCCAGCCGGGCAATAG
- a CDS encoding queuosine precursor transporter: MVASRTPGSLGLAILAMVGVVAASNYLVQFPFHPFGLQDLLTWGAFTYPVAFLVTDLTNRKFGPQAARLVVLAGFAIAVVLSIWLATPRIAIASGSAFLVAQMLDIFIFNRLRRDAWWKAPLTSSFLGSIIDTVIFFGLSFAATFALLDTGFGITPDAFPADHAPLLGFAGLEAPRWISWAVGDYLVKMLVSLFVLAPYRMMRSRSDALNAAAAA; the protein is encoded by the coding sequence ATGGTTGCTTCCCGTACTCCCGGTTCGCTGGGTCTGGCCATTCTGGCCATGGTGGGCGTCGTTGCTGCGTCCAACTATCTCGTTCAATTCCCCTTCCATCCCTTCGGACTTCAGGATCTGCTGACCTGGGGCGCCTTCACCTATCCGGTCGCCTTTCTGGTCACCGACCTGACCAACCGCAAGTTCGGCCCGCAAGCGGCTCGCCTCGTTGTGCTCGCAGGTTTCGCGATTGCTGTGGTCCTGTCGATCTGGCTCGCAACGCCGCGCATCGCGATTGCATCGGGTTCGGCCTTCCTTGTCGCCCAGATGCTGGACATCTTCATCTTCAACCGTCTGCGCCGCGATGCTTGGTGGAAGGCTCCCCTGACTTCGTCCTTCCTTGGCTCGATCATTGATACGGTGATTTTCTTCGGCCTCAGCTTTGCGGCAACCTTCGCCCTGCTCGACACCGGCTTCGGTATCACGCCAGACGCCTTCCCGGCCGATCACGCCCCGCTCCTCGGCTTTGCAGGGCTCGAAGCGCCGCGCTGGATCAGCTGGGCTGTGGGCGACTATCTGGTCAAGATGCTGGTCTCGCTCTTTGTGCTTGCACCCTATCGCATGATGCGCTCGCGCAGCGACGCGCTCAACGCAGCAGCAGCGGCCTGA
- the rpmB gene encoding 50S ribosomal protein L28 — protein sequence MARRCELTGKGVQSGNNVSHAKNRTRRRFLPNLVNVTLLSETLGTGVKMRVSAHALRSVEHRGGLDAFLAKAKDTDLSDNALQIKRKIEKAQAVS from the coding sequence ATGGCACGTCGCTGTGAACTGACCGGCAAAGGCGTTCAGTCCGGTAACAATGTCAGCCACGCAAAAAACAGAACCCGTCGTCGCTTTCTGCCGAACCTGGTGAATGTGACTCTGCTGAGCGAAACCCTCGGCACCGGCGTTAAGATGCGCGTTAGCGCTCACGCTCTGCGGTCTGTTGAGCATCGTGGCGGCCTTGATGCCTTTCTGGCCAAAGCCAAAGACACTGATCTGTCTGACAACGCTCTGCAGATCAAACGCAAGATTGAAAAAGCTCAGGCAGTGTCCTGA
- a CDS encoding DUF3108 domain-containing protein, which yields MTRTVVLGAGVVVGAGGWSLEASATQIDARFGISIAGIPVGSGTVKASVNGRDYSIDGYAQTTGVSKLFIDSKGRAISKGRFSGAKSLPSMYALNSKEDKIHNVVQIAMHSGNVSNFSASPPVANHSDRIPLTRVHTRGIIDPMSGLLMSVKSKNNRIGKSVCDRTVRMFDGRWRYNFELFYKGTEQVRLSDGKGYVGPVTKCGAKMRFVAGHRPNKKSTKFMENNKDIEAWFIPVGDDPVVAVYRLQVGTMVGRMVLQAQELNIN from the coding sequence ATGACCCGCACTGTCGTGCTGGGAGCTGGCGTCGTGGTGGGAGCAGGTGGCTGGTCGCTTGAAGCGTCGGCTACGCAGATTGACGCTCGCTTCGGGATTTCCATTGCCGGAATTCCCGTTGGCAGCGGGACCGTGAAGGCCAGCGTGAATGGCCGCGACTATTCCATCGATGGCTACGCCCAGACGACCGGTGTTTCCAAGCTGTTCATCGACAGCAAGGGACGGGCGATCTCCAAGGGGCGCTTCAGTGGTGCCAAGTCGCTGCCGTCAATGTATGCGCTCAATTCCAAGGAAGACAAGATCCACAACGTTGTGCAGATTGCAATGCATTCAGGCAACGTCAGTAATTTCTCCGCTTCGCCTCCGGTTGCCAATCACTCGGATCGCATTCCCCTGACGCGTGTCCACACGCGCGGGATCATTGATCCGATGAGCGGCCTTCTGATGTCGGTGAAGTCAAAGAATAACCGGATTGGCAAGTCGGTTTGCGACCGGACAGTTCGCATGTTCGACGGGCGCTGGCGGTATAATTTCGAGCTCTTCTACAAGGGTACCGAGCAGGTTCGCCTGTCTGACGGCAAGGGCTACGTCGGTCCGGTCACGAAATGCGGTGCCAAGATGCGGTTTGTGGCCGGTCATCGGCCTAACAAGAAGAGCACCAAGTTCATGGAGAACAACAAGGACATCGAGGCCTGGTTCATTCCCGTCGGGGACGATCCGGTAGTCGCGGTCTATCGGTTGCAGGTCGGCACGATGGTTGGGCGCATGGTTCTGCAGGCGCAGGAACTCAACATCAACTAA